The DNA segment GGGGGAAACCCCGCAGGGGTCGTCCTCGACGCGATCGGCCTCGGCGAGCAGGAGATGCTCGCCCTCGCGGCCGAGGTCGGCTACTCCGAGACCGCCTTCGTCACCGAACGGGACGACGACCGGCGCCGGTTCACGCTCCGCTACTTCAGCCCCCTCGCCGAGGTCGCCTTCTGCGGCCACGCCACGGTCGCCACCTCGGTGGCCCTCGCCGAGCGCGTCGGCACCGGCGCACTCCTCTTCGACACCCCCGCGGGGGAGATCAAGGTCGAGACGAGCGCCGGACAGGACGGCACCGTACGGGCGACCCTCACCAGCGTCCCCACCCGCTCCCGCCCGGCCGCCCCCGCCGAACTGGCCGCCGCCCTCGCCGCCCTGCGCTGGGACGCCGCCGACCTGGACCCGGCCTTGCCCCCGCACGTGGCCTTCGCCGGCAACGACCACCTGATCCTCGCCGCCGCCTCCCGCGCCCGACTGGCCGACCTGGACTACGACTTCGACGCCCTCACCACCGTCATGCGCACCCACGGGTGGACGACCGTCCACCTCGTCTGGCGGGAGAACGACAACAGTTACCACGCCCGCGACCCCTTCCCCGTCGGCGGAGTCGTCGAGGACCCGGCGACCGGCGCGGCGGCAGCGGCGTTCGGCGGCTATATGCGCACCGTCGGCCTGGTGACCGCGCCGAGCACGGTCACCGTCCGCCAGGGCGAGGACATGGGCCGCCCGAGCGATCTCACCGTCGAGGTCGACCCGTACGAGACTCCCGTGCGGGTCACGGGCCAGGCCGTACCGATTGCCGCGCCGGCCTCCTGAGCCCCGCCCGTCTCACCCGGAAATGATCAGCAATGCCCCATCTGTGTGCGGAACCGCGGTAGTTCGCGTAGAGATTTCGAAACTTTTTGGGCAACCCTTCTTCCCTCCTGTGGGTCAGCTATGCGGAAACGTTGATCCCTGCTGCCCAGAGGTTCCTGATGAAGCTGCGTCGTTCCCTGGCCCTCGCTGCCGCGACGGCCGTCCTTTCTCCGGTCGTGCTCATGACGGCGTCGGTGGCGCAGGCGGAGGAGAACCCCTCGTCGCCCACCTCCTCCGAGTCCGCCTCGACCGAGCCCGAGGGGAACGTCACCTCCACTCCGGCCGGTGGGACCTCCACCTCGGCCGAAGCGGAGACCTCCACCCCGCCCGCCGAGAACTCCACCTCGGCCGCGCCCAGCAAGGACACCACCTCCCCCTCGGCGTCCACCTCCGTCTCCACCTCGCCGAGCGCTTCCGCCTCCGCGTCGGCGTCCGCGTCCACCGGCCCGGAGGACTGCGACGAGACCGACCCGAAGCTCGACAAGGAGCTGAGCACCAGCCTCACCGGCCTGCCGTCGAAGGTCGTCGCGGGCAGCGGGTTCCACGGCTTCAAGCTCAACGTGAAGAACTCGGGCACCCACTCCTACAAGCGGGTCGACCTCGGTGTCTTCGCCGCGGCGATCAGCGACGACGACTACGACGCCACCCAGTACCTCACCCTCCAGTACCAGGACCCGTCCACCGGCAAGTGGAACGACATCTCCGTGGACGAGGACGACGAGGCCGCCGGCTACCTCGGCTACACCGACGTGAAGGCCAAGGAGTCGTTCTCCATCGACCTGCGCCTGTCGGTGGACAAGAAGGCCCCCGCCGGGTTCGGCTTCGCCATCAACATCGGCATGTACGCGGACGACCAGGGCAACTGCGTCACCGCCTCGGGCAGCGACTTCTACGACTTCGACATCCTCGCCGCCGGCACCACGCCCGGCCCGGTGGACGACTCCACCCCCAAGCCGCAGGGCGGCAGCAAGCCCCTGCCCACCACCAAGCCCGCCGGCAACACCCAGGTCGTCCCGCAGGGCCACCTCGCCGAGACCGGCTCCAGCTCGGCCCTCCCGGCGATAGCCCTGGCCGGCGGCGCGGCCGTCGCGCTCGGCCTCGGCGCGGTCTTCGTCGTCCGCCGCCGTCGCAACGAGGGCGGGAACGTCGCGGTCTGATCCCAGGCCCCTGAACACCCGCACCCCGTCGAACAGGCCCGGACGAACCCCGTCCGGGCCTGTTCGCATAGCCGTCTCGCGTGTCCGTAAAGACATCCCGCGCCCGTTTGGTGATCGATTTGTGTCCCCAGGGGGCGCTTTTCCATGCCACCTTT comes from the Streptomyces seoulensis genome and includes:
- a CDS encoding LAETG motif-containing sortase-dependent surface protein; the encoded protein is MKLRRSLALAAATAVLSPVVLMTASVAQAEENPSSPTSSESASTEPEGNVTSTPAGGTSTSAEAETSTPPAENSTSAAPSKDTTSPSASTSVSTSPSASASASASASTGPEDCDETDPKLDKELSTSLTGLPSKVVAGSGFHGFKLNVKNSGTHSYKRVDLGVFAAAISDDDYDATQYLTLQYQDPSTGKWNDISVDEDDEAAGYLGYTDVKAKESFSIDLRLSVDKKAPAGFGFAINIGMYADDQGNCVTASGSDFYDFDILAAGTTPGPVDDSTPKPQGGSKPLPTTKPAGNTQVVPQGHLAETGSSSALPAIALAGGAAVALGLGAVFVVRRRRNEGGNVAV
- a CDS encoding PhzF family phenazine biosynthesis isomerase, with product MAHTTAPEVLRYAAFTPDPQGGNPAGVVLDAIGLGEQEMLALAAEVGYSETAFVTERDDDRRRFTLRYFSPLAEVAFCGHATVATSVALAERVGTGALLFDTPAGEIKVETSAGQDGTVRATLTSVPTRSRPAAPAELAAALAALRWDAADLDPALPPHVAFAGNDHLILAAASRARLADLDYDFDALTTVMRTHGWTTVHLVWRENDNSYHARDPFPVGGVVEDPATGAAAAAFGGYMRTVGLVTAPSTVTVRQGEDMGRPSDLTVEVDPYETPVRVTGQAVPIAAPAS